In [Phormidium] sp. ETS-05, the genomic window CCTGATGATGGGGATGGAACAACCCACGGAAGGCACGGTGACTCTGGGTAAGCATAACGTTTTACCGGCTTATTTTGAGCAAAATCAGGCGGAAGCTCTGGACTTGAGCAAAACGGTGATGGATACCATCCATGATGAGGTGCCAGAGTGGACTAATGAAGAGGTGCGCACCTTATTAGGTAGTTTTTTATTCAGCGGCGATACGGTGTTTAAACCGGTATCAGCTCTCAGCGGTGGCGAAAAAGCGCGTTTGGCTTTGGCGAAAATGCTGCTACAACCGGCTAATTTGCTGATTTTGGACGAACCGACTAATCACCTGGATATTCCGGCAAAGGAAATGCTGGAAGAAGCGCTGCAAAACTACGAGGGAACGGTGTTGCTGGTGTCGCACGATCGTTATTTTATCTCCCGCGTGGCTAACAAAATCGTGGAAATCCGCGATGGGGAGTTACGTGCTTATCAGGGAGATTATCACTACTACCTGAGCAAGTTGGAAGAAGAAAAAGAAAAGGCGCTCCAGGACAAGCTGGCAGCGGAAAAAGCGGCCAAAGCTGCTGCTAAACGGGAGAAGGATAAAGAGAAGGAGAAAGAGAAGAGAATGGCGAAGAAGAATAAATAATGTGATTTGTCCTTTGTCACTTGTCACTTGTCCCTTGTCCCTTGTCCCTTGTCCTTGGGTAGGGATTCTTTTGTCCCTTGTCACTTGTATTTTTTGGCTTGTATGAATGCTTTAAAAACAAAGGACAAAGGACAATCCCCCAACCCCCGATTGATTGGGGGGGGACAAAGGACAAATGAGGCCACAAATGACTCTTGGACAAATGACTCTTGGACAAATGACAAATGACCAATGTTAACTTACCCCTGCGATTGGTTCTGGTGGTGCCATTTGTGCTGCAAATTGGGGCGGCTGTGGGATTGACTGGTTGGATATCTTTCCGCAACGGCGAAAAAGCGGTGAACGATTTGGCTTCCCAGTTGCGGGGGGAAATTTCTGCCCGCATTCACCAGGAAATTGGGAATTATTTGCAAGCTCCCCGCACGATCGCGCAGGTGAACGCCAATGCTATCAGCTTGGGACAGTTAAATCTCGCCGATCCCGCCAGTTTGACTCGCCAGTTTTGGCTCCAGCGAGATTTATTGTATCCGGTGATAGTATCAGCGATTTATTTCGGTGGTGCTGATGGGAAATTTAGTGGGTTGGGTTTTCAAAATGACAATACCTGGCAAATTAGTGATGTGGGTCCTTCCACTGGGGGTAAGTTCCACAGTTATCGGGTGGCGGGGGAGGGTTTCAGGGGTGAATTAATCTCTATTGGTGGTGATTATGACCCCCGGATCAGACCTTGGTATGGCAATGCTGTGGCGGCGGGAAAACCTAGTTGGAGCGATATTTATGTGGATTTTAAAGACCCGAGGCTGAAGGTGACTTTGGTGCAGCCGATTTATCGGGAAGATGGGGAGCTGCGGGGGTTTTGGGGTGGATTTTGTTTTGTCTCATATTCGCCAATTCCTCACGAGTCTGAAAATCGGGAAATCGGGACAGACTTTTATTGTGGAGCGTTCTGGGTTGTTGGTGGCTAGTTCGACGCCGCAGTTACCTTTTGTGGTGATGGGGGATAAGGTGGAGCGGGTACAAGCGGCGGATGTAGATGATTTTTTGCTGCGGGAAACGGCGCGGTATTTAGAGGGGAAATTTGGCAATTGGCGGGGGATAACGGAGGCGCAACAGTTGGATTTTACGCTGCATGGGGAACGGTATTTTTTGCAGGTAGTTCCTTTTGCGGATGGGGAAAATTTGTCTTGGTTGATTGTGGTGGTGGTCCCAGAGGCGGATTTTATGGAGCGGATCCGGGCGAATAATGTAATGACGCTGAGGTTGTGTTTGGTGGCTTTGGCGATCGCGATTGTGGTGGGGGGGTTGACGGCGCGGTGGATTACGCAACCGATTTGGCGGTTGAGTAAGGCGAGTATGGCGATCGCTAATGGCAATTTCGAGCAACAAGTCGAAATCGATCGTCGGGATGAATTGGGCATTTTGGCTAATGCTTTTAATCAAATGACGGCACAAATTAAGTTTTCCCAAGCGGAGCTGGCGGAATATTCCCGCTCTTTGGAGATGAAGGTGCGCGATCGAACCTTGGAGCTGCAGCAGGAAAAGGAGAAATCTGAGGAATTATTATTGAATATTTTACCTCAGAAAATTGCGGAACGACTGAAACGAGACCAAAGCGCGATCGCTGATTATTTTGATGAGGTGACAATCTTGTTTGCCGATATCGTGGGCTTTACCCCCCTTTCCTCTCGCATCTCTCCGATTGACCTGGTAAATCTCCTCAATCGCATTTTCTCTAATTTCGACCATTTGGCCGAGCGATACCGTTTAGAGAAAATCAAAACCATTGGTGATGCTTATATGGTAGTAGGTGGTTTACCAAAACACCGCCAAGACCATGCCGAAGCCGTAGCTAACATGGCTCTAGAAATGCAGGCTGCTATTAACCAACTTCAAGCGGAACTGGGGGAGAGCTTGCAAATTAGAATTGGCATCAACACCGGTCCGGTAGTGGCTGGAGTTATTGGCATTAAAAAATTTATTTATGATTTGTGGGGCGATACGGTAAACGTTGCTTCCCGGATGGAATCGTCGGGATTGCCCGGTAAAATTCAAGTCACTGTAGATACTTATAAGATTTTACACGATCAATATTTATTTGAGCCACGGGGATTGATAGAAGTCAAAGGGAAAGGCGAAATGATGACTTATTGGCTGCTTTCTCGCCAGCCCGGTAAAATCGGCTAGGGTTTTGTTAACAGATATCTGGAAATAGATTTTCCACCCATGTTTCTTGGTTTGAGCTGAAGCCCACACCACCAAGAAAGAGAAATGGTATAATGGTAATCAAATCGTTTTTTCACAAATCTAGAGCGGATATGTTTAGAATTAAATACCCCACGACACAAACCGACCCCCCTCTAGCTCCGAGGGAAACTTTGCCGACTATGTACGATTTACCGAGTGAAAATCCGGAGGAACCAGGTTTGCCTGATGAGTTTCACGCTTTGCAACCAGAACTGCTGCGCCACACCTTCCGCTCGCCGCAATATCCCCCAGAGCAGGTGTTTGCAGGCAGCGATATGAATTTATATTATGATGTGCATCATCATAACTGGTACAAGCGTCCCGATTGGTTTGGAGTGGTGGGGGTGTCGCGGCTTTATGATGGGCAAGATTTGCGGTTGAGCTATGTGATTTGGCAGGAGGGTGTGACCCCCTTTGTGGTGGTGGAATTGCTATCGCCAGGAACGGGAAAGGAAGATTTAGGCGCCACGGAGCCAGCAGGGGAAGAACCGCCGACTAAGTGGCAGGTTTATGAGCAGATTTTGCGGGTGCCATAGAGCCTGGAGTTTACAAGGCGATCGCTATCAGGAATTAGATTTGACAGAACCAAAAATTTGGATGGAGAAATTGGGTTTGGGTTTGGGTTTATGGTTGGGAGAGTATCAGGGGATAAATCGTTTGTGGTTGCGGTGGTATGATGTGGGGGGTGCTTGGATTCCCACGGAAGCGGAAGCGGAACGCCAGCGGGCGGAAGCGGAACGCCAACGGGCTGCAGTTGCCACAGCGCAAGCAGAAGCGGCAATAAAGCAGGTGGAAGCCGCGATCGAGCAGGTGGAATTGCAGCGACAGCGAGCGGAAGCGGCGGAGGCGAAAGCTGAGGAGTTGGCTCGCCGCTTGCGTGAAATGGGGATAGAGTTGTAGTTTTTGTTACAAGTCCAAGAGTCACTCGTCACTTGTTACTTGTTACTTGTCCCTTGTCCCTTGTCCCTTGTCACTTGTATGAATAAACAAAGGACAAATGACAAAGGACAATTATCAATTGTCAATTATCAAAGGACAAATGACCAAGGACAAATGACCAAGGACAAATGACCAAGGACAAATGACCAAGGACAAATGACCAAGGACAAATGACAAAATTGTAAAATGTTGGCACTGAGGGGATGAATATGAAACGGAATCTTGTGGCGGCGGTAGGGGTGTTGATGGCAACTGGTTTGGGGACACCAGCGATCGCAGAAAATTTCGCTCACACTCGGACTCTGTTACAGACGAGAAGCTGCATCCAATGCGACTTGAGCGATGCGGGGTTGGTGATGGCTTCTCTGGCGCGGGTGAACCTAGAGGGGGCGGTCCTGACTCGGGCGAACCTCAGCCGCGCTACTTTGGAGGGGGCGAATCTCAGCGGCGCGGACCTCAGCGGCGCTTCTTTGTTTGGTGCGAACCTGCGGGGGGCGAATTTGCGGGGTGCCAACCTCCAGGGTGCAGACTTGCGTCAGGCTTATTTGGTGGATGTGGACTTGACTGGGGCGCGTCTAGATGGGGCTTTTTTGGAGGGGGCAATTGGTACGCCGCGATCGGCTTTGAGTGCCCAGGATATTTATAATTGGGGGGTAATGGCGGCGCAGCGGCAAAATCACGCTAAGGCGATCGAGTATTTTAATCAGGCTATTAATATCGATCCAGAATTTGGTCTGGCTTATCTGGCGCGGGCGGTGGTACGTGCGGATATGGGGAATAGCCGACAGGCGATCGCCGACGCTCGCGCCGCTTCGGAAGTCTTCGCCGCCAAAAACGAACCCCAAAACTTTGAAACTTCTCAAATGCTCATCGCCCAAATTGAAGCCTTCGAGGAAGCCAAAGCCCGGGGTAACAATAACTCTGGAGGCAGTTTGCGGGTTCTCGGTTCTTTGGGCATCTCCCTATTACGGTTGTTGCTGTAAAAAATTGCGTAGGTTGGGTTGAGGGACGTTCCCCAACTAACTACAAACCAGATTCGTAGGTTGGGTTGAGGAACGAAACCCAACAGTTTATTAAAAGCACAATCGTAGGGTGGACAAAAGCGCCCACATCAGAATATGCAGCCGCCAAATCACAGGGCTTGACAGGGCTTTTGCCCACCCCACCCTATTCGATATTGCGGTTGTTGCTGTAGCATTAAACCGGGCTACTGCGTCCGATCGCTCCCCCAGTGCGATCGCGATCGCACCCACATCCCCTCCCATCCGCCACCATCGATATCGAGGAGTGGACAACAATCAGATTCGGAGGTAGAAACGTGGTGGAAAAACTATTACTGGCGGCTGGCTTTACCATATCCTTACACTTCTTGGTGAGTACCAGCACCCCATCTACCTCACAACCCAACTGGTATTTTCATCCCCAGGAAACTGCCCACAGAGTCCAGGATGGTTTACCCTTTGTCCCTGGTCATTAGTCCTTTGTCATTTGTCATTGGACTAAAAACCAATGACAAATGACTAATGACAAGTATCATCATAGGATTCGCCGTTCATAGCCAAGGCCAACCCATCCCAGTTTATATGATAATTAAGACAAAACGATTTTCTGGCGCGAAAAGTTCCCCCAAATCCCAAAATTATGGCAATCTGCCCCCACAGCATCCTGCCGATATAGTCATTTCAAATAACGATGAGACAAGCCAGAGAGTTGCCCTCTATCCCCCAACCCCTTTCTCCCAGGTAGGGAGAAAGGGGAGACGGAGGCCACTTTTTGTCTGCTCATCTCCCCTCTCCCTACGCCGGGTGTGGGGGCGGGGGTGAGGGCGTATCTTCGGGGTTTAACCAAAAAAACATTCTCATTCTTAATTGAAATGACTATATCTCTTAACCCCTTATATCTGGTGCTATAATAAAATTTTTCTGTGCTACAACCCTCATGGTATCCATTCCCGGCATCACTATTCAAGCCCAAATCTATGAAAGTGCCAACTCTCGCGTTTATCGCGGGATTCGCCAAGAAGATAACCAACCTGTTATTTTAAAAATTCTCCAACAATATCCCAGTCCCCAAGAACTCGCACGCTATCGCCGAGAATATGAGATTACCAAATCGCTGCACCTCAAATGTGTAGTCAAAAGTTATGATTTGCAAAAATATCAAAACACCCTAGTCATGGTACTAGAGGACTTTGGGGGCGAATCATTAAAAACCTGGATGCAGCAGGAATCACTCACCATTGAAAACTTTTTACAAATTGCCATAGCCACCGCCGCCGCCTTAGCCCAAATTCACGAAGCTCATATCATCCACAAAGACATTAATCTATCTAATATTGTTTTCAATTCTACCACAAACGAACTAAAACTTATAGACTTTGGCATTGCCACGAAACTAACCAGGACGCACCCCACTATCAGTAACCCCAACGTTATAGAAGGAACTCTCGCCTATATGTCCCCGGAACAAACCGGAAGGATGAACCGGAGTTTAGATTATCGCAGTGACTTTTATTCCCTAGGGGTGAGTTTTTATGAACTGCTCACCAAACAACTCCCATTTCCCACCACTGACCCCTTAGAATTAGTCCATTGTCATATTGCCAAACAACCATTGCCCCCAGGAGAACTAAATCCGGCAATTCCCCCGGTGATGGGCGAGATTGTGCTGAAGCTGATGGCGAAAAATGCGGAATATCGCTATCAAAGTGCTTTTGGTATCAAGGCGGATTTGGAAAAATGCCTGCACCAACTACAAACCACCGGACATATCGCCGAGTTTCCTTTGGGGCGTGCGGATATTTCTGAAACGTTTCAATTGCGGCAAAAGCTGTATGGCAGAGAAAGAGAGATTGCCGCTTTGCTGGATGCGTTCGATCGGGTTTCCCGGCAGAGCGAAATGATGCTGATTGGCGGTTATTCTGGGATTGGCAAATCGGCATTAGTGCAAGAACTATACAAGCCAATTACAGAAAAACGCGGCTATTTTATTGCAGGCAAGTTTGACCAGTATCAGCGGAATATTCCTTATAGTGCTTTTGTGGTTGCTTTTCAAGGCTTAATTAAACAAATTTCAACCGAAAGTGACATTAAATTGCCCCAATGGCGCGAGGAATTCTTGGTGGCATTGGGAAATAATGGCAAAGTAATTGCCGAAGTAATTCCCGAAATAGAGCTGATTATCGGCTCGCAACCACCCGGAGCGAAAATCGGGGTTGTTGAGTCGCAAAATCGCTTTAACTTAGCCTTCCAAAATTTTATCAAAGTCTTGGCGACACCGCAACACCCCCTCGCCATCTTTCTCGACGATTTGCAGTGGGCTGATGGAGCGTCATTAAAATTGATGCAGCTCTTGATAAGTACGCCATCACCGGGACTGTTTTTCATCGGAGCCTATCGCGATAACGAAGTTTTTGCCACCCATCCCCTGCTGCTGACTTTAGATGAAATAGCGAAAAATGGAGCAATTATCAATGGTTTGCTGCTGTCTCCTTTAGAATTGCCCTCAATTATAGAAATCCTGAGCGAGACTTTAAACAATTCTGCAGACAGGGTGAAACCCCTAGCCGAGCTAGTGATGGTGAAAACTGGGGGCAATCCTTTCTTTTTTTATGAATGAGTTTCTGAAATCGCTTTATGGGGAAAAGCTGATATTTCTGGGGGGCAGGAAGATGCAGATAATTTATCCGGTTCCCTCCCGGATGCAGCTTCCGGGGACAACTCGATGCCAGAAACTGTCTCCCGATACTGGCAATGGGATTTAGCGGAAATTCAACGCCGAGGCTTTACGGATAACGTGGTGGAGCTAATGGCGGGCAAAATTCAAAAGTTGCCCGATGCCACCCAAAATCTGTTAAAATTGGCTGCCTGTATCGGCAATCAGTTTGACTTGCCTACTCTGGCTTTGGTGGGAGAAATAGCTCTCCCAGAAACTGTGAGGATATTACAGGCGGCGGTGGCAGAAAGTTTGGTGATGCCTTTGGGTAATATGGGGGATGTGGAATTGGCGATCGTCTCTACAGAATACTTCCCCAGTCCCGCCGCCAATGCTCCCCCTCTCCCAGAATACAAATTCTTACACGATCGGATTCAGCAAGCCGCCTACTCCCTCATTCCCCACAGCGAAAAAAACACAAGACACTATCAAATCGGCAAACTGCTCCTCACACAAATATCCCCAGACAACCAAGAAGAGCAACAATTTGCCCTAGTCAATCAACTAAATTATGGTATCGAGCTAATTACCGACCAAACCGAGCGGGATACCATCGCCCAACTCAACCTCACCGCCGCCCGCAAAGCCAGAGCCGCCACCGCCTATCAAGCCGCTCTCGACTATGCCCAAATCGGCATCACCTTGCTGGGAGCAGAATCTTGGCAACGCCAGTATAATATCACCTTGAGCTTGCACGAACTAGCCGCCGAACTGGCGGCATTATCCGGGAAATTTGACCTAATGAATCAGTGGATTGATGCGGTGATTCATCACGCCAAAACTCCCCAAAACAAAGTCAGAGTATATATTGTCAAAGCTCAGGCATTAATCGCCCAAAATCAACTCCTAGAAGCCATCGCGATCGGCGTATCTTGTCTGCAAGAATTCGGCGTAGAGTTTCCCGCCAACCCCACCGCCGAAGATATTCAGGCAACCGTCCAAGAAATTGACGCCTTAATCGGCGATCGACCCGTGGAAGAGCTATTTCATCTCCCCATGATGGTAGATCCAGAAAAACTGGACATCATGCAAATGGCGTCCGGTATCATCTCCGCTTGTTATATGGCGAGTTCCACCCTATTTCCCATCCTGCTCGCCTTCCAAGTCAAACTATCCCTCCAGCATGGCAACAGCCCTAACTCACCTTTTAGCTATGCAGGTTATGGCGTTTTTCTGTCCAACTCCCTCCAAAATGTCACCGCCGCCACTCAATTTCGGCAATTAGCTTATCGTCTCGCATCAGAACCAGAAGCCCAAAATATTAGAGCCGCCACTTTCGCCGCGATCGGCGTCCATCTCCACCATCGCCAATGCCATTTACGCGAGACATTAGCCATCCTGCAAGCAGGCTATCAAGCCGCATTAGCAACCGGCAATTTAGAATTTGCTGGCCACACCGGCCAGGGATTTTGTTTAAACTTATACTGGTGCGGCGAACCCTTGCCCGAACTAGAAACCCAAATCCGTGCCTATCGTCAACAACTGCTCGACCTCAATCAACTAACCACAGCCAACTATTGTTCCGTCTATTGGGAAACCACCATCTTCCTGCTGGGCAATCAAGAGGAAATAGAGATTTCCTTAACCCAGCCAGCCCATGAAGAAAAACTGGTGGCGCAGGCTGTAGCGGCTAACGACTTATTGCTACCATTACTATTTTATATCTCCAGAGCCCAATTGAGATTTTTCACCGGCGAAATTGCCCTCGCCGCTGCCGATATCGCTCAAGCCAGAACCTATCTCCCTGGAGGTGTGGGATACGTTTGCGAAGCCGGTTTATATTTCTATGACTCCCTCATCGCCCTGGCTACCGCTCCCGCATCGTCGCAAGGGTTAGAAACAGCCCAGCCACCCATTGCAGAAAATCAAAGCAAGCTGGAATTTTGGGCAAAACACGCTCCGATGAACTATTTGCATAAATGGCAGTTAGTCGCAGCGGAAAAACACCGAGTTTTGGGAGAGAACGCCGCCGCCAGCGAACTCTACGAAGCGGCGATTAACGGAGCCAAGGCACATGGCTATATTCAAGAAGCTGCCCTGGCTTATGAACTCGCGGCCAAGTTTTATTTAGCACAGGAAAAACCACTGATTGCCAGAGCTTATATGCAGGAAGCGCGTTACTGCTACCAAATCTGGGGTTCAGGGTTGAAAGTCACGGATTTAGACCGCAGATATAGCGAGCTATTAGCCGCCAGTCAACCGCGCATTCCCGATCGTCAAATTACCACAACCGCCGCCACCACTACCGGTTCTACCGCTACCCTGGATATCGCCACCGTGATGAAAGCCGCCCGATCGATTTCTGGGGAAATCGTCCTGGAGCGGTTACTATCCAGCTTAATGCAGATTCTCATGGAAAATGCGGGCGCCCAAAAAGGCTATCTGATTTTACCCAACGAGGGCAAGTTGTTTATTGAAGCTGCATCGGACTTAGATGCAGCACAAACCACAGTTTTACAGTCCTTGCCCGTGGAAAATTGCCAATTCCTCCCAGAAGCAATTATTAATTATGTCGCCCGTACTCAAGAAAGTGTAGTATTAAATGATGCCGCTCGCCAGGGTTCATTTACCAATGATGCCTATATCCAAGGGGCACAACCCAAGTCAGTTTTATGCAGTCCCCTGGTGAATCAAGGTAAACTCATCAGCCTAGTTTACCTGGAAAATAACATCACCACCGGCGCTTTTACTCCAGAACGGTTGGAAATCTTGCAGTTACTCGCGGCGCAAGCGGCTATCTCCATAGAGAATGCAAAGCTGTATTCTCAGCTAGAAGATTATAACCGGACTTTGGAGCAAAAAGTAGCAGAACGCACCACCGAACTAGCCGCCGCTTATGAAGAAATTACCCTGCTTAACCAGCGGCTGCAAGCGGAAAATATCCGCATGGCGGCGGAGCTGGATGTGACCCGGCGGCTGCAACAGATGATTTTGCCTAAAGCGGAGGAACTCCGGGAAATAGAACATCTAGAAATCGCGGGATTTATGGAACCGGCGGATGAAGTAGGTGGCGACTATTACGATATTCTGCCCCATTCTGGTCAGGTGAAAATTGCGATCGGCGATGTCACCATGGGTTAGAAGCGGGAATGTTGATGATTATGGCCCAAACGGCGGTGCGGACGCTGCTGGAAAGCCAGGAAACGGACCAGGTGAAATTTCTGGAGATTCTCAATCGCACCCTGTACAAGAATTTGGGGCGGATGAACTCCGATAAAAATATGACTCTAGCCTTGCTAGATTACTGTGATGGCACCGTGGCGATCGCCGGACAGCATGAAGAGGTCTTGGTAGTACGGGCTAACGGCGAAATAGAGCTGATTGATACCATTGATTTAGGCTTTCCCATCGGGCTAGAACCAGAAATTGCCCAATTTATTTCCCAGACGCAAGTCAAGTTAAATTCCGGCGATGGGTTAGTGCTTTATACCGATGGGATTACCGAAGCCACCAATATGGCGGGGGTGCAATATGGGAGAGACCGCTTGTGTCAAGTGGTGCAAAACTCCTGGCATCAATCAGCCTCAGCCATTCGCCAAGCCGCCCTCGAAGACTTGCGGCAACATATTGGCGAGCAAAAGGTGTTTGATGATATCACATTGGTGGTACTAAAACAAAAATAATTTTCTTGGTCATTTGTCCTTGGTCATTTGTCATTTGTCCTTAGTCCTTTGTCCTTTGTCCTTGGTCATTTGTCATTTGTCCTTTGTCCTTTGTCCTTTGTCCTTGGGTAGGGATTCTTTTGTCCTTTGTCCTTTGTCCTTTGTCCTTTGATTATCCATACAAGGGACAAGGGACAAGGGACAAGGGACAAGGGACAAGGGACAAGGGACAAGTGACCAAGGACAAATGACAAATCACTAAACCGGAATTTCAATCGTAAACTGGGCACCAGCTCCGGGAGTGGAAATACAGCTAAGATGTCCGCCGTGTTTGTCCACCACAATTTGGTAAGCCACAGACAGCCCTAAACCCGTGCCAGAACCCACTGGTTTGGTAGTAAAAAATGGGTCGAATATCTTTTTGCACACAGACTCAGGCATCCCCGGTCCATTGTCAGTAATGATGATTTTCGCCCATTGATTCTCCACCGCCGTGGTAATGGTAATTGCCGGGGGGCTCTCGGCGGCGGATTTACCAGTCCTCATAGTTTCCAAGGCATCGCAAGCATTCCCCAAGATATTCATTAACACTTGGTTAATTTGGGAAGCGTAGCAAGTGACTTTAGGCAGTTTGGCGTATTCCTTCACCACCTGAATTTCAGCCCGATCGCTCTCGGAGCGCAACCGGGGTTGCAGAAGCATCAGAGTGCTTTCGATACCTTCGTGCAGGTCAACCGGCTTCATATCCGCTTCATCCAGGCGGGAGAAGTTGCGCAAGCTGAGGACGATATTGCGGATGCGTTCGGCGCCGGAGTGCATAGAATGGAGGAGTTTTTGCAAATCTTCCACCATAAATTCCAGCTCCATGTCCTCAAGCATGTCTTGAATCTCCTCTACCGGTTCGGGATAATGTTCTTGATAGAGGTCGATGAGGCTGAGTAATTCGCGCACGTATTGCGTCGCCGGGGCGATATTGCCGTAAATGAAGCTGACGGGGTTGTTGATTTCGTGAGCGACCCCCGCCACCATTTGTCCCAGACCAGACATTTTTTCCGTTTGAATAAGCTGGGCTTGGGTGCGTTGCAATTCCTCCAAGGTTTGTTCCAGACGGGTATTTTTTTCGTTTAATTCCTTGGTTCTTTCGGTGACTTTTTGCTCCAAAGAAGCGTAGAGGATGGCATTTTCCAAGGAAATAGCGGCTTGGGATGATAAAATCCGCAGCACTTCCAGACGTTCGGAGGTAAAAGCGCGGGTGGTGAGGTTGTTCTCTAGGTAGAGGATACCGATGAGTTTGCCAGCGTTGATGATGGGGGTGCATAAGAGGGATTTTAAATTACGATCGACGATGTAGGGGTCGGCGGTAAAACGTCCTTCAGCCGCTGCATTCCCCAGCACTAGGTCTTTGCCCGATCGCTCCACGTAATTAATCACAGTTTGGGGCAAATCAGCCACCGCCTCCACCAAGGTTCCCGGCTGTACCAGCACCTCCTGACTATCCGCCGATGCAGCCACAGCGATTTTAAGCTGACCAGCTTCTGATAAAATCAGGCTGCCTTTTTGCGCCCCAGCATTTTCAATCAAAATTGTCATCAGCTTAGAGAGCAGCTTCTCCAGCACAATTTCCCCAGAAATCGCCCGGGTTGCCTTCATCACCGAGACTAAATCCAGCTCCGCACTAGCGCTCCCGGTGGATGTGTAGGTAGCATTGAGAGTAGCACCGGCGAGGCTGCGAGTAGATGTTTTCGCCAGCAGTTGGGGATAATGCAGTTGCAGTTGCTCCACTTTGCGCAAAGCACCCCATCGCTGGTAAGACCACATCGCCTCGTGAATGTAGGTTTTGGCGATTTTTGGCTTACCTTTATGGATCCAGAACTTAGCCGCCAGTTCGTTACCCAGAGCTTCTTGGTGGATGAATTCATGTTCAATGGCTGATTCTATGGCCCGATCGTACAGGTCGATCGCCTGCAAATCCTGCCCCTGCAACCGCGCCATTTCCGCTTCCACTAACCACAGCTTGTGACCAAAATTCGCCGGACAGTTGTTTGCCCAAATTTGCAACTGCTCCCGATGGGCAGTTAATTTTTCCCATAGTCCGTTGGTCTCCCCGTGTCCTGGTCCCCTCTCCCCCTGGGAGAGGGGTTGGGGGTGAGGGCTCCAGAAGTCTCCCTGTCTCCGGGTCCCCCCGGCTCCTCCTCATAGAGAGCCGCCAAAGTCAGAGCGTGGTAAAAAGTGTAATCAGCCACGGGCAAAGTTCCGGTAATGAAAGGCAGCAGCTTTTCCGCCGCCTGCGCCCGCTCTAGCGCCCCCGACAAATCACCAAATAAATAGCGAATTTGCAAACTTCTAATCAAATAGACGCACAAACCGTAAAAGTTTTGATTTGCCTGACAACTAGCCTGATAATCCGCATCTTTATCTGGGATGGGTTCTCCATCGGTCCCTGACTCTGTGCCCACCCGTGTCA contains:
- a CDS encoding GAF domain-containing protein, with product MPETVSRYWQWDLAEIQRRGFTDNVVELMAGKIQKLPDATQNLLKLAACIGNQFDLPTLALVGEIALPETVRILQAAVAESLVMPLGNMGDVELAIVSTEYFPSPAANAPPLPEYKFLHDRIQQAAYSLIPHSEKNTRHYQIGKLLLTQISPDNQEEQQFALVNQLNYGIELITDQTERDTIAQLNLTAARKARAATAYQAALDYAQIGITLLGAESWQRQYNITLSLHELAAELAALSGKFDLMNQWIDAVIHHAKTPQNKVRVYIVKAQALIAQNQLLEAIAIGVSCLQEFGVEFPANPTAEDIQATVQEIDALIGDRPVEELFHLPMMVDPEKLDIMQMASGIISACYMASSTLFPILLAFQVKLSLQHGNSPNSPFSYAGYGVFLSNSLQNVTAATQFRQLAYRLASEPEAQNIRAATFAAIGVHLHHRQCHLRETLAILQAGYQAALATGNLEFAGHTGQGFCLNLYWCGEPLPELETQIRAYRQQLLDLNQLTTANYCSVYWETTIFLLGNQEEIEISLTQPAHEEKLVAQAVAANDLLLPLLFYISRAQLRFFTGEIALAAADIAQARTYLPGGVGYVCEAGLYFYDSLIALATAPASSQGLETAQPPIAENQSKLEFWAKHAPMNYLHKWQLVAAEKHRVLGENAAASELYEAAINGAKAHGYIQEAALAYELAAKFYLAQEKPLIARAYMQEARYCYQIWGSGLKVTDLDRRYSELLAASQPRIPDRQITTTAATTTGSTATLDIATVMKAARSISGEIVLERLLSSLMQILMENAGAQKGYLILPNEGKLFIEAASDLDAAQTTVLQSLPVENCQFLPEAIINYVARTQESVVLNDAARQGSFTNDAYIQGAQPKSVLCSPLVNQGKLISLVYLENNITTGAFTPERLEILQLLAAQAAISIENAKLYSQLEDYNRTLEQKVAERTTELAAAYEEITLLNQRLQAENIRMAAELDVTRRLQQMILPKAEELREIEHLEIAGFMEPADEVGGDYYDILPHSGQVKIAIGDVTMG
- a CDS encoding SpoIIE family protein phosphatase, translated to MLMIMAQTAVRTLLESQETDQVKFLEILNRTLYKNLGRMNSDKNMTLALLDYCDGTVAIAGQHEEVLVVRANGEIELIDTIDLGFPIGLEPEIAQFISQTQVKLNSGDGLVLYTDGITEATNMAGVQYGRDRLCQVVQNSWHQSASAIRQAALEDLRQHIGEQKVFDDITLVVLKQK
- a CDS encoding ATP-binding protein, with translation MQIWANNCPANFGHKLWLVEAEMARLQGQDLQAIDLYDRAIESAIEHEFIHQEALGNELAAKFWIHKGKPKIAKTYIHEAMWSYQRWGALRKVEQLQLHYPQLLAKTSTRSLAGATLNATYTSTGSASAELDLVSVMKATRAISGEIVLEKLLSKLMTILIENAGAQKGSLILSEAGQLKIAVAASADSQEVLVQPGTLVEAVADLPQTVINYVERSGKDLVLGNAAAEGRFTADPYIVDRNLKSLLCTPIINAGKLIGILYLENNLTTRAFTSERLEVLRILSSQAAISLENAILYASLEQKVTERTKELNEKNTRLEQTLEELQRTQAQLIQTEKMSGLGQMVAGVAHEINNPVSFIYGNIAPATQYVRELLSLIDLYQEHYPEPVEEIQDMLEDMELEFMVEDLQKLLHSMHSGAERIRNIVLSLRNFSRLDEADMKPVDLHEGIESTLMLLQPRLRSESDRAEIQVVKEYAKLPKVTCYASQINQVLMNILGNACDALETMRTGKSAAESPPAITITTAVENQWAKIIITDNGPGMPESVCKKIFDPFFTTKPVGSGTGLGLSVAYQIVVDKHGGHLSCISTPGAGAQFTIEIPV